One Anolis carolinensis isolate JA03-04 chromosome 5, rAnoCar3.1.pri, whole genome shotgun sequence DNA segment encodes these proteins:
- the nek1 gene encoding serine/threonine-protein kinase Nek1 isoform X6, translated as MCTLKHAFEAGNMKNLVLKIISGSFPPVSTHYSHELRSLISQLFKRNPRDRPSVNSILEKVFIVKRIEKFLTPQLIAEEFSHKAFQKFGPHAGPAKRPAQGPNLATAAPAQKITKPAAKYGVPLMFKKSGDAAKKFYEKPLNKCRQAPPPAVKKGKPIEEGRKMFEDPAKKRRLEAFEKERRRREQISFMKAEQMRRLEKERMDRINRAREQGWRNVLSTSGSGEIKAHFFGGGGAIVPSPVPCRGPYEHYHAIFDQIQQQREINKVTEGKDAESKEKPVQEPAERGLASAVQAGVPNGPDADTIRKRMKRLEEVSRQVNANRQKVWVAGERAKQVEEFWQRKREAMQNKARAEGHMGTVQNLAAIYGGRSISSRGRKTRNKEEEEYLARLRQIRLQNFNERQQIKAKLRGEKNETGNSPVHDQNEELELRRKKILALKEQAFARAALLKEQLERKRKEAYERERRIWEEHLLAKGIKNPLGNRAAELSPTHSKHEMGGSPTRIPKPSSLQIISMTSALKEVGAHYVLALKDENAVVVQETPMELKSDAAIQNKRDILRRLNQNLKVQDVEEKNESKDICEITAADETNPEQGENCPVVADRKKWEAGAQLVIPLAQLTMEETLLEIEACTLGEVIKLDVGEPQRKVWGKSPTDSVLKILGEAELQLQTDLMDDLSISDEVPKEALTVRENIEMRAAIPVVEKSASEISDTEKRPHSPDFIQLPSKPDLIDEPDDLEAELLEETKENKCKTNVFPVANDAWVNEGKTKELISQDHTDSIQYDSEVPAAEDGMLKRMPLHDEAPIETNDSVQPEPFFHKVAQHQPRLAAFPVLSAQSSLEDSLPTRSRSVSPEKTKGKNALLIGLSTGLFDANNPKLLRTCSLPDLSKLYRTLVDVPSVADVQNEETLEIDDMEDEPVKEGHSDSEDIMFGEADTDLQELQASMEQLLREQPSDEFSEEEEATLKAECLANGTEVDEDDNNPSSESALNEEWHSDNSDNDNASECEEYDSIFCHLEELRCELEQEIGFEKFIEVYEKIKAIHEDEDENIDICSTIVQNILGNEHKNQYAKILHLVMADGAYQEDNDE; from the exons TTCGAAGCTGGTAATATGAAGAATCTGGTACTCAAGATAATCTCTGGATCATTTCCTCCTGTTTCGACACATTATTCTCACGAACTCCGGAGCCTAATTTCGCAGTTATTCAAAAGAAATCCTAGGGATAGACCATCTGTCAACTCCATATTGGAGAAAGTCTTTATAGTTAAACGCATTGAAAAATTTCTCACACCACAG CTTATAGCAGAAGAATTCAGCCACAAAGCATTCCAGAAGTTTGGACCTCATGCTGGACCAG CAAAAAGACCAGCTCAAGGACCAAACCTTGCCACTGCTGCACCAGCTCAGAAAATTACAAAACCTGCTGCTAAATATGGAGTGCCTTTAATGTTTAAAAAATCTGGGGATGCAGCTAAAAAGTTCTATGAGAAGCCTTTAAATAAATGTAGACAG GCCCCTCCACCTGCAGTGAAGAAAGGGAAACCAATTGAAGAAGGGAGGAAAATGTTTGAG GATCCTGCTAAAAAGAGAAGGCTAGAGGCTTTTGAAAAGGAAAGACGGCGGCGTGAACAG ATCAGTTTCATGAAAGCTGAGCAGATGAGAAGACTTGAGAAAGAAAGG aTGGATCGAATTAACAGAGCCAGGGAGCAAGGATGGAGGAATGTACTCAGCACAAGTGGAAGTGGTGAAATCAAG gcCCATTTTTTTGGTGGCGGAGGAGCTATTGTGCCTTCACCGGTGCCTTGTCGAGGACCATACGAACACTATCATGCTATTTTTGATCAGATACAGCAGCAAAGGGAAATTAATAAAGTAACAGAGGGGAAAGATGCTGAATCGAAAGAAAAACCTGTTCAAGAGCCTGCTGAAAG agggCTAGCATCTGCAGTACAAGCAGGAGTTCCTAATGGACCTGATGCTGATACAATtagaaaaagaatgaaaagatTAGAGGAGGTATCCAGACAGGTCAATGCAAACAG GCAAAAAGTATGGGTAGCCGGAGAAAGAGCTAAACAAGTTGAGGAATTCTGGCAGCGGAAGCGAGAAGCTATGCAGAATAAAGCTCGTGCTGAAGGACACATG GGCACAGTGCAAAACCTGGCAGCTATCTATGGAGGCAGGTCCATTTCTTCACGAGGAAGGAAAACGAGAAACAAGGAGGAAGAG GAATACTTGGCAAGATTAAGACAAATTAGACTTCAAAACTTCAACGAACGCCAGCAAATTAAAGCTAAACTTCGTGGAGAAAAG aatgaaactgGGAATTCTCCTGTACATGATCAAAATGAAGAATTAGAACTAAGGCGGAAAAAGATTCTAGCACTAAAG GAACAGGCATTTGCCCGGGCTGCACTCCTAAAAGAACAGCTAGAGCGAAAGAGAAAAGAAGCCTATGAAAGAGAGAGGAGAATTTGGGAAGAACAT CTGTTAGCTAAAGGAATAAAGAATCCTCTGGGCAACAGAGCTGCAGAACTCAGTCCTACACACAGCAAGCACGAAATGGGAGGTTCACCTACCAGGATACCAAAGCCCAGTTCTCTACAAATCATCTCCATGACATCAGCTTTGAAAGAAGTGGGTGCG CATTATGTTCTGGCTTTAAAGGATGAAAATGCTGTGGTTGTCCAGGAAACCCCAATGGAATTGAAGTCTGATGCTGCTATTCAG AACAAGAGAGACATTCTTCGAAGACTGAATCAAAATCTCAAAGTGCAAGATGTGGAAGAGAAAAATGAATCCAAAGATATCTGTGAGATAACTGCAGCTGATGAAACTAACCCAGAGCAAGGAGAAAATTGTCCAGTTGTAGCCGACCGAAAGAAATGGGAGGCAGGGGCACAACTTGTCATTCCACTTGCACAATTAACAATGGAAGAAACCCTATTAGAGATAGAAG CATGTACATTGGGAGAGGTTATTAAGCTAGATGTTGGTGAACCCCAGCGAAAAGTCTGGGGCAAAAGTCCGACTGATTCAGTGCTGAAAATACTTGGAGAGGCTGAGCTACAACTTCAGACAGATCTCATGGATGATCTAAGTATTTCTGATG AAGTTCCAAAAGAAGCTTTAACAGTAAGAGAGAACATTGAAATGAGAGCAGCTATTCCTGTTGTTGAGAAGTCAGCATCTGAAATCAGTGACACAGAAAAGAGGCCTCATTCACCCGACTTTATCCAGTTGCCATCCAAACCTGACCTGATAGATG AACCTGATGATCTGGAAGCAGAATTGCTCgaagaaaccaaagaaaacaaatgcaaaacaaatgtATTCCCTGTTGCTAATGATGCATGGGTTAACGAAGGAAAAACAAAGGAACTGAT ATCACAGGATCATACTGATAGTATTCAGTATGACAGTGAAGTTCCTGCTGCAGAGGATGGAATGCTTAAAAGAATGCCACTCCATGATGAAGCACCAATAG AAACCAATGATTCTGTGCAGCCGGAACCTTTTTTCCACAAGGTGGCACAGCACCAACCAAGATTAGCAGCTTTTCCTGTTCTGTCAGCACAGTCTTCCCTCGAAGATTCTCTTCCAACAAGGTCACGCTCAGTGTCTCCAGAAAAGACAAAAGGCAAAAATGCATTATTGATAGGACTTTCAACAGGTCTCTTTGATGCCAACAATCCAAAG TTGCTTAGGACCTGTTCGCTCCCGGATCTTTCGAAGCTTTATAGAACATTAGTGGATGTCCCCAGTGTTGCTGATGTGCAGAATGAAGAAACGCTTGAAATAGATGACATGGAAGATGAGCCTGTCAAAGAAGGACACTCTGATTCTGAAGACAT tatGTTTGGAGAGGCAGACACAGACTTGCAAGAGCTTCAGGCTTCAATGGAGCAATTACTCAGAGAACAGCCCAGTGATGAATTCAGTGAAGAGGAAGAAGCAACTTTAAAAGCTGAATGCCTAGCAAATGGTACAGAGGTGGATGAGGATGACAACAATCCCAGTAGTGAAAGTGCCCTTAATGAGGAATGGCATTCAG aCAACAGTGACAATGATAATGCTAGTGAATGCGAAGAGTATGATAGTATCTTCTGTCATTTGGAAGAGCTAAGATGTGAACTTGAGCAAGAAATAGGCTTTGAAAAATTCATTGAAGTTTATGAGAAAATAAAG GCTATacatgaagatgaagatgagaaTATCGATATATGTTCAACAATTGTTCAAAATATTTTAGGAAATGAACACAAGAACCAGTATGCCAAAATTCTCCATTTAGTTATGGCAGATGGAGCCTATCAGGAAG ACAATGATGAATAA